One segment of Lentibacillus cibarius DNA contains the following:
- a CDS encoding replication initiation protein produces MKNNKEQTIDYESSIRKSNELSMAKLNHGLTLNQMQLLAYAIYSTQKDSKRNIFNKASFEQKFGLGEYRTEHANEDTKKLYELGFATVNLEEDEFDYLRVFQRITYKKGIFSFKWADDMLPHILELKDNYVMTDLSIAAKFKSSFSWTLYEYLKAHYGYWHKELSKKSLMRLFGIENVKSYQSNTSLLKTKALNLAIDEINQYTEFEVWYKRNKIRTKDNGISNTLVYRKA; encoded by the coding sequence ATGAAAAATAATAAGGAACAAACAATTGACTATGAATCTAGTATTAGGAAAAGTAATGAGCTTTCGATGGCTAAGTTGAATCATGGGCTAACATTGAATCAAATGCAGTTGTTGGCTTATGCAATTTATTCAACCCAAAAAGATAGTAAAAGGAATATTTTCAACAAGGCTAGTTTTGAACAAAAGTTTGGTCTTGGTGAGTATCGAACAGAACATGCGAATGAAGATACTAAAAAGCTATATGAATTAGGATTTGCAACAGTAAACTTAGAAGAAGATGAATTTGACTACTTAAGAGTTTTCCAACGTATTACATATAAAAAAGGAATATTCTCTTTTAAGTGGGCTGATGATATGCTCCCTCATATTTTAGAATTAAAAGATAATTATGTGATGACAGATTTATCTATTGCAGCTAAATTTAAAAGTAGCTTTTCCTGGACATTATACGAATATTTGAAAGCGCATTATGGTTATTGGCATAAGGAATTGTCAAAAAAATCTCTTATGCGACTTTTCGGTATTGAAAATGTTAAAAGTTATCAAAGCAATACATCATTGTTAAAAACTAAAGCGCTTAATTTAGCAATTGATGAAATCAATCAATATACAGAATTTGAAGTTTGGTATAAAAGAAATAAAATCCGGACGAAAGATAACGGGATTTCAAATACATTGGTCTACCGGAAAGCGTAA